AACCCCAATTTTCAATGAAAGAGCCATACAATTTTACCACCGAATAGGAGCTACAGGAAAAAATAAAGTAAGGTTTTTGATTGATATAAAACATACAGATAATGAATCTGTTTAAACTTTCATAAAATTGCTTGCGTAAGCAATGGATTTATACTGTTTGAGCGAAGCGAGGTGGAACGCCAGTCCGATTATAAATTCTTGAATTTTTGTGGCCGCCTAGTTAAAAAGTAAGAAGAAGAATTAATCGATAAAATATGCTTTGAGAAAAGTTTAAACAGCTTCAATATTATGCTAACATAGCTGGTATAATATTATCGATTAGCCAACAGATTACCCATCTGTTTACCAAATTTTCTACCATAAATTTGTAATAAAGCTCGCCTTCTAGTACATTTATTAAGCCTTTGTTGCTGGCTCTCAAATACTAAATCCTACCACTTCAGAAGTATCTTTTCGTTAGGTAAAATCCTAAAAAACAGACATATTCTGTCTTTTCTAAAAACCCTTTGCCTAACAGGCAAAGCTACTCCTTCAAAATAATTTATGAGCTATACATATAGCAATTGTACCTACTATTAGTTTAAAAATTCTCAATGCTTTTATTTATCCTAAAAATTAAAAAAACAAATGGTCACAAGCAAAATGCTTTGTGATATTGAGCTAAACTCTTGACAAGAATGTTATGGATAATCAACGCCCTCCTTTCCCCCCATTTAGCCTTGAAACAGCTATTCTGAAAGTACAAATGGCTGAAGATGCTTGGAATAGTCGAGACCCCGAGCGTGTATCGTTGGCTTATACCATTGATACAGAATGGCGTAATCGAAGCGAATTTATCAATGGTCGTGAAGAAGTAAAAAGCTTTTTGACTCGAAAATGGCAGAAAGAACTAGATTATAAACTCAAAAAAGAACTCTGGTCTTTTAATGACAATCGTATAGCGGTACGTTTTGAATACGAATACCATGACGTTGCTGGACAATGGTTTAGGGCTTATGGTAACGAACTTTGGGAGTTTGACCAAAATGGACTAATGCAAAGGCGGTTTGCGAGTATCAACGATTTGGCCATTGATGAGTCTACAAGAAAGTTTAAAGATCAACTAGAAGAGGAGGTTGTTGTTCCTGATGAATGTGGTGATGCACTTTGGGATAAAGTTTTGGAAGAAGCAGACAAAAGAGATGCCCTAAAAAAAATACTTTTGGGAAATACAGACAAAAAATAAATCGTAAAAATCAATGAATTATTATAACATAGCATTTTCAGATGCCAGTAAAAAACTACAAGAGCGTTTTGGCAGTCGTAATACTTATTCAAAGGCTGAAAAGTTTGGCGTAAAAGAAGGACTCAGCGACAACGAGATACGCTTTATAGAAGAGCGAGATAGTTTTTATATGGCTACTATTGGCACAAACGGATTTCCTTATATTCAGCATCGTGGAGGGCCGACTGGTTTTGTCAAGGTAATAGATGATAAAACTATTGCTTTCTTAGACTTTGCAGGGAATAGGCAGTTTGTTTCGGTTGGGAATATGCTATCTAATGACAAAGTAGCCTTAATCATGGTGTCCTATCCTCACAGAGCAAGGATTAAATTGTATGCCAAAGCTAGAATAGAAGAACTAGACGCTAATCCAGCATTAACGGAACAACTCCAACTAGATAACTACAAATCTCGTCCCGAACGTATTATTATTCTTGATATAGAAGCATTTGATTGGAATTGTCCACAACATATTACACCACGCTACACACTTGCCGAAATAGAGGAATCTATCAATGGAGATCTGGATATATAGCTTAGTATGTATCAATATCGTGAGGGCGGGTTTAGTACTAAAGTAATTTGTCAATCATTTTCATAAAAAGATTTTATCAAAATACGTTAAATATTTATTGATTATCAATAAATATTTAACGTATTTTGATATGGAATAAAAGTATAAAATCATTATGAAAAGAATTTCAATAGTATTTCTTCAAACAGCCGTCGTGCTGATTGGTATTGTGGCACTTGCCATGTTGATTAGATTTCCCTTAACTGAGGGTAGAGCCACCAACTTAGACTTGTTGAGTATCTACTTTGACAAGGTTATTTTGTATGGGTATGCAACATCCATTGCCTTTTTTGTGGCACTATACAAGGCATTCAAATTGCTGGGGTATATCGGACAAAACCAAGCATTCTCTACCAATGCCATTCAGACATTAAAGAGTATCAAATATTGTGCAATTGTACTCAGTATTTTAATTGTAATAGGAGGAGTATACATAAAAATATTCCATGATAAAGATGACGACCCTGCAGGTTTTTTGGCCATTTGTATTGTAACTACTTTTGCCTCTATTGTAGTGGCAACGGCTGCCGCAATTTTTGAAAAAATATTACAAAATGCCTTTGATATGAAATTAGAAAATGATTTAACCATTTAGAGCTATGCCAATTATTGTAAACCTAGACGTGATAATGGCAAAGCGAAAAATATCGCTGAATGAACTTTCAGAAAGAGTTGATTTGACATTATCCAACCTTTCTATCTTAAAGACAGGAAAGGCAAAGGCTATTCGTTTTAGTACCTTAGAAGCCATCTGCAAAGCCTTAGACTGTCAACCAAGTGATATTTTGGAATATGTAAATGACGAAAAAAGTACAACCTAGCTATAATAGCTATGGTAGGTGTGGTGTATGATATAAATTTTTGATAATCAAAAGATTAGCCATTGAGTGGTTGTTGCTGTTGTAATCTATTTTTGTCATAAGTATTTAAAAAAGTAACCCATATTTGGGACGTACCAGGAAGCATTGTGACAATTCCTTTTTATATTAGTTGGGGATATATGAAACTGTAACAAAACAGACAAGCCGTTCTTTTTGATCTATATCAAAGTTTGAAGATAAAAGGTGTTGCATTTTTGCACCATTATTAATCTTTAAACAATGCGAAAAATGAAAAAGAAATATTTTAAATACATCAACACTTTGTTTGTAGTAATTCCAATGACACTGATTATGGCCTTTGTGGGGTTGATGCGTAATTATGGCTTTGGCGAAGACTGGTTTTTCAAATTCCTGAAGGCTTGGAGTGTCATGTTGCCTGTGGCTTATGCCGCAGCTTTTCTTATTATTCCCAATGCCCGAAAGCTGGCCGAAAAATTAGCCGTAAAAGAGTAACCTGATTATTTTGAATGTACCAACAACTTATCCATTATATCAACAGCCAAATCAAAGTCAGTGAAGACGAACTGAGGATGATTCTTTCTTTCTTCAAACCCTTGAAATTAAAGAAAAATGAACTTCTCGTAACACACGGACAAACTAGCCAACGGACTTTCTTCGTTGGCAAAGGTTGTTTACGGATATTTTTTATCAACGAAGATGGACAGGACGCTACACGCTATTTTGCTTTTGAAAACCAGTTTGCTACCGCTTTGGTTAGTTTTATTACTGGCGAGCCTTCCGAAGAGTTTATACAAGCTGCCGAACACACGGAACTACTGTATATTACCCACAAAGATTTCTTTCATCTGTTCGATTCTATTCCCCAATGGGAAAAATTTTATCGCCATTATCTCGAAAAAGCCTATGTGAATAATACCAAACGCCTGATGTCTTTCCTCACACAGGACGCTACTGAAAAATACCGCCAGTTGCTGAATGAAAACCCAATCATTGTGAGGCGATTGCCTAATAAAATGGTTGCTTCTTATCTTAATATTTCTCAGGAAACACTAAGTCGTTTAAAATCGAAAGTCTGATAGTATTTTTTGACCTATATCAAAGTTCAGCGGTTTGAAGAGCCATAATTTTGTCATAATAAAAATAGACAGATTATGAATCAGCCAAAAGAATTAATAATACAAAGCGGAACTGTTTTGGAAAACAGACAGATTGCCGCACATACCTTTCACTTAAAAATTCAAAGCGATGATTTTGCAGATATGCAGTGTGTCGGTGGGTTTACGGTAGATATTTTTTTAGGAAATCCTTACGAAAACGCTAATTGCGAAAACCGAAAATACTCTTTTTGGAACTACGAACCCGTGTATCACATCGTTGATTTGGCTATTTGTACATTCTCAAATGGAAAAGGAGCTAAATGGATACAAAAATTGCAGCAGGGCAACCGTATTTTCTTCAAACCACCCAAAGGAAAATTACTAGCAGACAACAGTGCCGAAAATTACCTACTGATTGGTGACATCACGTCTTTATCTCATTTGTACGAAATACACAGAAACCTTGCCGTAAGTAAAAATATTTTTAGTTTTATTTATGCAGAACAAGAAGCTGATTTTTTTCCAGACATTGATAACAGCTTCCCATTGCATCATTATATCATTAGCCCAACGCCGACAGATAAGGTAGTGAATAAAATCGTTAGCCTTTTGCCAGCACAGCTTGACAACACTATTGCTTATGTTTTTGGGCATCCAGAGGTATGTATCGCCTTGCACCATTACTTAAAGCACAACAAAAATATGCCAACCCAGTATCTGCGAACAAAACCATTTTGGAAAGCAGAAAAGAATGAGTCGGCCAGTGCTATATGCTGACCTTTAGTAAGAAATCACTATGAGTAGGCAATTGCTCATGATTCATTTTTATGATAAACCACTTACAAATTCGCCTTTTTCGCTGACAACCTTATTGCCCCATTGAGTGATTGCTTCCAATACAGGAATAAAGCTTTTGCCAAAATCACTTAAAGCATAAACAACCTTGATAGGCGGTTTTTGGCCATATACTTTTCTTGATACCAAGCCGTCTTTTTCTAATTGCTTCAACTGTAAACTTAGGGTCATTTCGGTAACGGTAGGCATTTCTTTACGGAGTTCGTTGTACCTCTTAGCCTCGTCTTTTAAATGATAAAGGATAACGGCTTTCCATTTTCCACCCACCAGATCCATTGTCAGGCTTACCGTACAAGGGTAAGCTTTTCCTTTCAATTTTACATAATCTCCGATACATTCTGTTTTCATTTTGTAGCTTTTATTAACCTATCTGTTTTGATAGTTATTGCAAATGTATTCTACTAAAAATAGTTTTGCAACTAAAATAATGATAGTACCAATGCAAAAGAAAACCCAAGACACTACAACCTATGAAGGACGTAGCCTGTATGTTTTCGGATTGGTTATTCATACAAAAATATACTCAACCGTAAAATTGTAATTATGGCATTAATCATTTTAGCACATCCCAATTTTGACAAGTCGTTTGCTAACAAAACAATTATTGAAGCATTGGAAAACAGTAAATTAGATTTGGAAATCAGGAATATACACGACTTATATCCCGATTTCAAAATTAATGCAAAAGCAGAGCAAGAGGCTTTGCTAAGACATCAGACAATCGTTTTTCAGTATCCTTTCTATTGGTACAGTATGCCTGCAATCTTAAAACAGTGGTTCGACATTGTATTTGAATATCAGTTTGCCTACGGCTCAAAAGGTGACAAGCTGAAAAACAAAAACTTTGTGCCAAGTTTTACGGTAGGCTCATCAGAAAGCAGCTATACAGCCTTGGGCTTCCAGCATTTTCGGGTATATGAATTTTGTAAGCACCTAGAGCAGACCGCATATCATACACAAATGAATTACATCGACCCGATTTATTTTCATGGAACTTCCTTAGCTGCTGGCTACACCCCAGATAGTATAATGACTAACGCAAAACACCATGCCCAAAAACTGATAGCAACACTCAGCCAATTGCAATAAAGTAATACACTATTTGAACAATAGAATCGAAGAGATAGTACATAGCCTAACCCGCTTTATGGCTACAGTCAATGTTATCTAAGAAATTATTCAATATTATCTTTTTGGGAATTGAAAATTTAGTATTTTCACATTGATACTATTACAAACAATAAAATTCATCTTGAAAATCACCTAAAAGTCAAACATAATGCCGAAAGAATTATCAGAACTAACAGACCAAGAGCTGTTGGATGAAGCAAAAAAGATGAAATCTTTTTCTTTGATAAATGCCTTAATTATTGGATTTCTCTTGGGCATTGTATTTTACAGTGTTACAAAAAATACTTGGGGTATCTTCACTCTAATTCCTTTATTTTTTGTTTACAAAATCGTTAATGACCCTAAAAATAAAAGAAACAATGAATTAGAAAAACTGCTAAAAGAACGAAACCTGAAATAACATCAGCCCAGAATAACTTTTTAATTGATATAAAACATCAACCAATTAACATGAAAAGAATATTTACGAAGAATTGCCCAATGAAAAATTGATACAAAAGAGAGATTTGTTAAAAGGGGTTCTAATAGGGATTAGTATTGTGGTTGTGCTTTCTGTCAGCATTTTAGGGTATGTTTTTTTTTAATGAAGGGTTGAAAAAAGTTTCAATGGTAACATTTCTTCCTATTTTCATGTTACCTATAACTTTTGGCCCTCTGCTAATAAACACCTAGGCTTACTCAATAAAGAAATAAAAGCACGAAATCTCTAAATTTTGCTAAAAATCTACAGAACTTCATGGTCAAAATATTGTCGAAATCTACTTTGCTACATAAGTAAATAGTTGTACCTTGATCGGCAATACAAAATATCTAAGCCTTACAAATCTCCTCAAAACTTCTAAAAATGAAGAAATATCGAGGTAACAACCACTGTAAAATCAAGGCAAAGGTTTTTGTAAAAGTAGTTTGCTCAAAACGCTTTCCGACAAGGATTTTGACAGAAAAGGCTACCTAATATCTTGTAAAGAATGGGCGATAATTATGAGAGGTAATACCAAATACTGAAATAACCCATGAAAATCGCAATAGCTCAAACAAGACCAATCAAGGGCGATATCTTAGCAAATATAGAGAGGCATAAAAAGTTGATTGAGCGGGCTATTGCTCATAAGGCTAACGCAATTTTTTTTCCTGAACTATCTATAACAGGGTATGAACCCAAACTAGCTAAAGCATTAGCGAGCGGTCAAGATGATAGCGTATTTGACCAGTTTCAAGAAATTAGTGACAGTTATCTAATCACTATTGGACTTGGTATGCCAACCTTAACCCTTTGGGGTGTTCAAATAAGTATGATATTATTGCAACCCAACGTTCCAAGACAAAAGTATTCAAAACAACAACTGCACGCAGACGAATTGCCTTATTTTGTCAATGGAAATCAACAGCTCATTCTAACAATTGATAACAAGAAAGTTGCACCAGCGATTTGCTATGAAAGCTTACAAATCGACCACTCAGAAAATGCTCGTCAGCTTGGGGCCGAAATCTATCTGGCAAGTGTGGCAAAATCTCAGAATGGAATCGACAAAGCCATAAAACATTATCCTTTCATAGCAAGGCAGTTTTCTATGCCTGTTTTAATGGCCAATTGTGTAGGCTATTGTGATAATTTTGAAAGTGTTGGCCAAAGCTCTGTTTGGTCAATACAAGGGGTATTGTTAGGGCAACTTGACCATACCAGTGAAGGGATTTTGATTTTTGATACCCAAACCGATGAAGTAATAGCACAAATCCTGTAAAATATGATGACCCATAGCGGCGACCTTATGGTACTTCTTGAACCATATTTTGCGAATTATTCTATTGCTCCCATATTGGGTGGTGCTACTGAGGCAGATTTATACCAAGTAACAACCAACCAAAATGAACGCTACATTTTGAAAAAACAGGTATCAAGCCTCCAAAACGACTTCCTAAATTATAAATGGCTTGAAAGAAAAGTACCAGTTCCTCAAGTGATTTTTTATGCTCAATATAGTAATTACGAATGGCTCTGTACAACAGAACTGAAAGGGCAAACCCTTGATAGTTATATAGATACCCTTGATAAAAAAGAAGTTATTAGCTATTATGCTAAATCGCTAAAATGGCTTCATTCATTAACGATTGATGGTAATTCATTAGTCCAAAATCTTAACGAAAGGCTTTTAGTGGCTGAGTATAACTATAAAAACAACCTAGTTGACCGCTCACAGCTACAGCCTCAATACCAGCAGTATAACCTTGGTGAACTGTATACTAAATTATTGGCGATGAAACCCGTCGATTTTGAATTGGTATTTACACACGGAGATTATTGCCTCGATAATATTATTTATCATAATGGCGAATTAAGTGGTTTTATCGACCTTGGCAATGGTGGTGTTGCCGATAAATACCAAGACATTGCTATTGCCATAAGAACAATTCAAGACGATTTTGGCGATGAGTTTGTGAGCCTATTTTACCAAGATTATGGGCTTCGTGAAATCAACAACGACAAACTAGCATTTTACATGCTTTTGGATGAATTTTTCTGAAAAAAGGCTGTATCAATATATAACGCTGATGAAATTTGATAAATATTATCCCATAGAAAGGCTGAAGCCTTATATTAAATATTTTGTAGTATCAGAAAATGAGGCAGAAAGTCAATACAAGGTCTTTCCTTCTTCGGGACTTGTTATTGGTTTTCAGTACAAAGGACAGCTAGCCACTATCAATAATAATACCGAAAACAAACTGACATCGGCAGGTATTACGGGTATTTCGGATAGTTACAAAATCTTCAAAAATTCGGCTGACATTGGTACAATCTTAGTTTGTTTTACCGAAATAGGTTTTACACATTTTGCCACAAACCCTGCCAACGAACTTTTTAATTTAAGCCTTTCTCTTGAGGATATTTTTCATAAAAATAGTATA
The DNA window shown above is from Flectobacillus major DSM 103 and carries:
- a CDS encoding nuclear transport factor 2 family protein — translated: MDNQRPPFPPFSLETAILKVQMAEDAWNSRDPERVSLAYTIDTEWRNRSEFINGREEVKSFLTRKWQKELDYKLKKELWSFNDNRIAVRFEYEYHDVAGQWFRAYGNELWEFDQNGLMQRRFASINDLAIDESTRKFKDQLEEEVVVPDECGDALWDKVLEEADKRDALKKILLGNTDKK
- a CDS encoding pyridoxamine 5'-phosphate oxidase family protein; protein product: MNYYNIAFSDASKKLQERFGSRNTYSKAEKFGVKEGLSDNEIRFIEERDSFYMATIGTNGFPYIQHRGGPTGFVKVIDDKTIAFLDFAGNRQFVSVGNMLSNDKVALIMVSYPHRARIKLYAKARIEELDANPALTEQLQLDNYKSRPERIIILDIEAFDWNCPQHITPRYTLAEIEESINGDLDI
- a CDS encoding DUF2975 domain-containing protein, which translates into the protein MKRISIVFLQTAVVLIGIVALAMLIRFPLTEGRATNLDLLSIYFDKVILYGYATSIAFFVALYKAFKLLGYIGQNQAFSTNAIQTLKSIKYCAIVLSILIVIGGVYIKIFHDKDDDPAGFLAICIVTTFASIVVATAAAIFEKILQNAFDMKLENDLTI
- a CDS encoding helix-turn-helix domain-containing protein — protein: MPIIVNLDVIMAKRKISLNELSERVDLTLSNLSILKTGKAKAIRFSTLEAICKALDCQPSDILEYVNDEKSTT
- a CDS encoding DUF2798 domain-containing protein; its protein translation is MKKKYFKYINTLFVVIPMTLIMAFVGLMRNYGFGEDWFFKFLKAWSVMLPVAYAAAFLIIPNARKLAEKLAVKE
- a CDS encoding Crp/Fnr family transcriptional regulator → MYQQLIHYINSQIKVSEDELRMILSFFKPLKLKKNELLVTHGQTSQRTFFVGKGCLRIFFINEDGQDATRYFAFENQFATALVSFITGEPSEEFIQAAEHTELLYITHKDFFHLFDSIPQWEKFYRHYLEKAYVNNTKRLMSFLTQDATEKYRQLLNENPIIVRRLPNKMVASYLNISQETLSRLKSKV
- a CDS encoding SIP domain-containing protein; the protein is MNQPKELIIQSGTVLENRQIAAHTFHLKIQSDDFADMQCVGGFTVDIFLGNPYENANCENRKYSFWNYEPVYHIVDLAICTFSNGKGAKWIQKLQQGNRIFFKPPKGKLLADNSAENYLLIGDITSLSHLYEIHRNLAVSKNIFSFIYAEQEADFFPDIDNSFPLHHYIISPTPTDKVVNKIVSLLPAQLDNTIAYVFGHPEVCIALHHYLKHNKNMPTQYLRTKPFWKAEKNESASAIC
- a CDS encoding winged helix-turn-helix transcriptional regulator, with protein sequence MKTECIGDYVKLKGKAYPCTVSLTMDLVGGKWKAVILYHLKDEAKRYNELRKEMPTVTEMTLSLQLKQLEKDGLVSRKVYGQKPPIKVVYALSDFGKSFIPVLEAITQWGNKVVSEKGEFVSGLS
- a CDS encoding NAD(P)H-dependent oxidoreductase: MALIILAHPNFDKSFANKTIIEALENSKLDLEIRNIHDLYPDFKINAKAEQEALLRHQTIVFQYPFYWYSMPAILKQWFDIVFEYQFAYGSKGDKLKNKNFVPSFTVGSSESSYTALGFQHFRVYEFCKHLEQTAYHTQMNYIDPIYFHGTSLAAGYTPDSIMTNAKHHAQKLIATLSQLQ
- a CDS encoding carbon-nitrogen hydrolase family protein — translated: MKIAIAQTRPIKGDILANIERHKKLIERAIAHKANAIFFPELSITGYEPKLAKALASGQDDSVFDQFQEISDSYLITIGLGMPTLTLWGVQISMILLQPNVPRQKYSKQQLHADELPYFVNGNQQLILTIDNKKVAPAICYESLQIDHSENARQLGAEIYLASVAKSQNGIDKAIKHYPFIARQFSMPVLMANCVGYCDNFESVGQSSVWSIQGVLLGQLDHTSEGILIFDTQTDEVIAQIL
- a CDS encoding APH(3') family aminoglycoside O-phosphotransferase, translating into MMTHSGDLMVLLEPYFANYSIAPILGGATEADLYQVTTNQNERYILKKQVSSLQNDFLNYKWLERKVPVPQVIFYAQYSNYEWLCTTELKGQTLDSYIDTLDKKEVISYYAKSLKWLHSLTIDGNSLVQNLNERLLVAEYNYKNNLVDRSQLQPQYQQYNLGELYTKLLAMKPVDFELVFTHGDYCLDNIIYHNGELSGFIDLGNGGVADKYQDIAIAIRTIQDDFGDEFVSLFYQDYGLREINNDKLAFYMLLDEFF